A part of Candidatus Nanopelagicales bacterium genomic DNA contains:
- a CDS encoding DUF5318 family protein, with protein sequence MAMSRSPSPRGKRALGAPSSKSAPEPQPEPEVVSDPTQPRHVVDYSMKRRAALKTLWRSGLLEELCDADPMLLRTAKHHGEPIDRPCPVCRKEPLTRLTYTFGAEMGETSGRVRAQAELAGLAREYGAFRVYVVEVCQPCSWNHLVLSYVLGDGVPRAGGRKGGIA encoded by the coding sequence ATGGCCATGTCGCGATCCCCCAGCCCTCGCGGGAAGCGAGCGCTTGGCGCGCCGTCGTCGAAGTCCGCACCCGAGCCGCAGCCTGAACCAGAGGTCGTATCCGACCCGACTCAACCGCGCCACGTCGTTGACTACTCGATGAAACGCCGCGCAGCCCTCAAAACACTCTGGCGCAGCGGCCTTCTCGAGGAGCTGTGTGACGCCGACCCAATGCTGCTGCGAACCGCGAAACATCATGGTGAACCGATTGACCGTCCCTGCCCCGTGTGCCGCAAGGAGCCTTTGACGCGCCTGACGTACACATTTGGGGCGGAGATGGGCGAGACATCCGGGCGTGTCCGGGCCCAAGCCGAACTGGCGGGTCTCGCCCGGGAATACGGGGCATTTCGGGTGTACGTCGTAGAAGTCTGTCAACCGTGCTCATGGAACCACCTGGTACTTTCCTACGTCCTTGGTGACGGGGTCCCCCGCGCTGGCGGCCGAAAAGGGGGAATCGCGTGA
- a CDS encoding transglycosylase domain-containing protein: MIDYPRAGKTGFKRLIPSWKLVLGSLVTLGVLVVGLFAAAVFALPVPAPNDIAIAESTKVYYADGKREIGRLGDVRRTNVSLSDVPVDVQRAVLTAEDREFFDHSGLSLPAIGRALWNNFTGGDTQGGSTVTQQYVRNAYLTQDRTWDRKLRELVLSTKLETIESKDEILSNYLNTIYFGRGAYGIQAASEVYFGKPASKLTVAEGAALAAMIKSPGYFEPELFEEQLRERWNYVLDGMVEEGWLTSKQRKKVEFPSFRKRVRANTLAGQTGYILEAVRREMTSVGWSEAEIEGGGLKIVTTIDKKAEDAAVSAVESAGPQYNTGRVRIGVTAVRPGTGEILAVYGGKDYLKDQWDNALQARAQGGSTFKAFTLAAALEKDYGLDSMWNGNSPATFSGYTLHNYANASYGYVNLLTGTMKSINTVYVGVENAVGVQAAIDAAQRAGLPKDTPGVEENLTFVLGTASPRAIDMASSFSTFASRGISASPTILREVRRSGGEIAYRMADHGERVFAERTMDSVNYALQAVVTSGTATRASWIGRPAAGKTGTTDGSKSAWFVGYTPQFSGAVMMTKENKKGQPVSLDGVGGLSPITGGSFPAAIWADFTAAALEGESAEAFVLPGATTSPSPSPSPSPSKTKKKRTPTPSPSPTPSPSRTRLPTPSPTATVTPTVTPTGGATSSSRFTNRARYDPRARLAHLRARRLTG; this comes from the coding sequence GTGATCGACTACCCGCGAGCGGGCAAGACTGGATTCAAGCGCCTGATCCCATCGTGGAAGTTGGTTCTGGGTTCGTTGGTAACTCTGGGCGTGCTCGTTGTCGGGCTCTTCGCCGCTGCGGTCTTCGCGCTGCCGGTACCGGCACCGAACGACATCGCCATCGCCGAGAGCACCAAGGTTTACTACGCGGACGGGAAGCGAGAGATCGGCCGACTTGGCGATGTCCGACGTACCAATGTGTCCCTGTCCGACGTTCCAGTGGATGTTCAACGGGCGGTCCTAACCGCGGAAGACAGGGAGTTCTTCGATCACAGCGGTCTGTCGCTTCCGGCTATCGGTCGCGCTCTGTGGAACAATTTCACTGGTGGGGACACTCAGGGCGGCTCGACTGTCACGCAGCAGTACGTGAGGAACGCCTACCTGACACAGGACCGAACGTGGGACCGCAAACTCAGAGAGCTCGTCTTGTCAACGAAGCTCGAGACGATCGAGTCGAAGGACGAGATCCTGAGCAACTACCTGAACACGATCTACTTCGGTCGCGGCGCCTACGGGATCCAGGCGGCGTCAGAGGTCTACTTTGGGAAGCCCGCATCGAAACTCACCGTTGCCGAGGGCGCCGCTCTGGCCGCGATGATCAAGTCCCCGGGGTACTTCGAGCCGGAGCTCTTCGAAGAACAACTGCGTGAGCGCTGGAACTACGTTCTGGATGGCATGGTCGAGGAGGGTTGGCTGACCTCGAAGCAGCGCAAGAAGGTGGAGTTCCCGAGTTTCCGCAAGCGTGTCCGTGCGAACACGCTCGCCGGGCAGACGGGCTACATCCTGGAGGCGGTGCGCCGCGAGATGACGAGCGTCGGCTGGAGTGAGGCGGAAATCGAGGGCGGTGGCCTGAAGATCGTCACCACGATCGACAAGAAGGCGGAAGATGCGGCGGTCAGCGCTGTGGAGAGCGCGGGTCCGCAGTACAACACGGGGCGAGTCAGAATCGGAGTCACCGCAGTGCGGCCGGGTACTGGTGAGATCCTCGCGGTCTACGGTGGCAAGGACTACCTGAAGGACCAGTGGGACAACGCTCTGCAGGCGCGCGCCCAAGGGGGATCGACGTTCAAGGCATTCACGCTGGCAGCGGCGCTGGAGAAGGACTACGGCCTCGACTCGATGTGGAACGGGAACTCACCGGCGACGTTCTCCGGCTACACGCTTCACAATTACGCGAACGCGTCCTATGGGTACGTGAATCTGCTCACCGGAACGATGAAGTCCATCAACACCGTCTACGTCGGCGTCGAGAACGCTGTGGGGGTCCAGGCCGCGATCGATGCCGCCCAGCGTGCCGGGTTGCCGAAGGACACGCCTGGTGTTGAGGAGAATCTGACGTTCGTGCTGGGCACGGCTTCTCCGCGAGCCATCGACATGGCAAGCAGTTTCTCTACGTTCGCTTCCCGCGGGATCAGTGCCAGTCCGACGATCCTGAGGGAAGTCCGGCGCAGCGGCGGTGAGATCGCCTACCGGATGGCTGATCACGGGGAGCGCGTGTTCGCCGAGCGCACCATGGACAGTGTCAACTATGCGCTTCAGGCCGTCGTGACGAGCGGAACCGCGACGCGGGCGTCGTGGATAGGCCGTCCTGCGGCTGGCAAGACAGGCACAACAGACGGTTCCAAGTCAGCCTGGTTTGTCGGGTACACGCCGCAGTTTTCCGGTGCGGTGATGATGACCAAGGAGAACAAGAAGGGTCAGCCGGTTTCCCTGGATGGGGTCGGTGGTCTCAGCCCCATCACCGGAGGCTCTTTCCCGGCGGCGATCTGGGCGGATTTCACCGCGGCTGCTCTCGAAGGTGAGTCGGCGGAGGCGTTCGTGCTCCCAGGCGCAACCACGTCACCGAGTCCTTCTCCGTCGCCCAGCCCTTCCAAGACGAAGAAGAAGCGGACCCCGACTCCCTCGCCCAGCCCGACGCCGTCGCCCAGCCGGACCCGGTTGCCGACGCCATCTCCTACGGCCACCGTCACGCCCACAGTCACGCCCACTGGCGGCGCGACGTCCTCGAGCCGATTCACCAACCGGGCGCGATACGACCCGCGCGCCAGGCTGGCCCACCTTCGCGCTCGGCGGCTTACTGGGTAG
- a CDS encoding glycosyltransferase 87 family protein translates to MIELAPTRSDSDLRRGSEGLGGPAGSHMAEAGWWNPLRAVLIAGSVVYGLGLVLTSSCASNGWVDPDRLYHLCYSDVPVLYELRGLADGLIPYLEWPQGAQPLEYPVLIGGFMYVAAGITSALTGAGTSAVVFYYVTAIALFAFFLVALAATSLTVRGRMWDGMLLAVAPSVALASTINWDWLAVALTALALLAWSRRMPLWAGVALGLAVSAKFYPLLLLGPMFLLCFRAGRLRQWALLATATVGSWAVVNIPLAVASPEGWSYFFRFSAERGQDYGSVWLALEIAGLDLSGVNALALGSFVALCAGIAALILMAPVRPRVAQVAFLIIAAFLVTNKVYSPQFVLWLLPLAVLARPRWRDIIWWQVAEVVYFVSIWWYLVSFTEAKTGLPESVYAVAILVHIVATLALAALVVRDILIPRFDPVRSDGVPLHQDDPGGGVLDGAKDRWALRRRSSTV, encoded by the coding sequence GTGATCGAGCTGGCTCCCACGCGGTCTGACTCAGATCTGCGCCGCGGGTCTGAGGGGCTCGGGGGCCCGGCTGGAAGTCACATGGCCGAAGCCGGGTGGTGGAACCCACTTCGTGCCGTGTTGATCGCCGGATCGGTCGTGTACGGGCTCGGGCTGGTCTTGACAAGTTCTTGCGCCTCCAACGGATGGGTGGATCCGGATCGCCTGTACCACTTGTGCTACAGCGATGTGCCCGTGCTGTACGAGCTTCGCGGCTTGGCTGACGGCTTGATCCCGTACCTGGAGTGGCCCCAGGGGGCGCAGCCGCTTGAGTACCCGGTGCTCATCGGTGGCTTCATGTATGTGGCTGCGGGGATCACTTCGGCTCTGACCGGCGCTGGCACGAGCGCGGTCGTGTTCTACTACGTGACCGCGATCGCGCTGTTCGCGTTCTTCTTGGTGGCGCTGGCGGCGACTTCGCTGACGGTGCGGGGCCGGATGTGGGACGGGATGCTTCTCGCGGTCGCTCCGTCGGTTGCTTTGGCTTCGACGATCAACTGGGACTGGCTGGCTGTGGCTCTAACCGCGCTGGCCTTGCTCGCGTGGTCACGTCGGATGCCCTTGTGGGCTGGCGTCGCGCTGGGGCTCGCGGTGTCCGCGAAGTTCTATCCTCTGCTCTTGCTCGGCCCGATGTTCCTGCTGTGCTTCCGGGCTGGACGATTGCGACAGTGGGCGCTCTTGGCGACTGCGACCGTCGGGTCGTGGGCTGTGGTTAACATTCCCCTCGCGGTAGCTTCGCCCGAGGGCTGGTCCTACTTCTTCCGGTTCTCCGCCGAGCGCGGCCAAGATTACGGTTCGGTTTGGCTAGCCCTGGAGATCGCGGGTCTGGATCTCTCCGGAGTGAACGCTCTGGCCCTGGGGTCGTTCGTGGCGCTGTGTGCGGGGATCGCCGCCTTGATTCTCATGGCACCGGTCCGCCCTAGAGTCGCTCAGGTCGCGTTCCTGATCATCGCGGCATTCCTGGTCACGAACAAGGTCTATTCGCCGCAGTTCGTCTTGTGGCTGCTACCGCTGGCCGTTCTGGCGCGGCCGCGGTGGCGGGACATCATCTGGTGGCAAGTCGCCGAGGTTGTCTACTTCGTGTCGATCTGGTGGTACCTGGTGAGCTTCACTGAGGCGAAGACAGGGTTGCCTGAGTCGGTCTACGCGGTGGCGATTCTCGTGCACATCGTGGCGACCCTGGCGCTGGCAGCGCTTGTCGTGCGGGACATCCTGATCCCCCGATTCGACCCGGTTCGTTCCGACGGAGTCCCGTTGCACCAGGACGATCCAGGCGGCGGAGTGCTTGATGGCGCGAAAGACCGTTGGGCCTTGAGGCGCCGCTCGAGCACGGTTTGA